The nucleotide window AAGCAAATATCACTTAATTCATGAATTTAAGCGCCACTTAGGCGTCACGCCTCATCAATTCCAAGTTCAACAAAGAATCTGCTATTCCAAATCCCTGTTAAAAGCGGGCGACAAACCTGTCGATGTGGCCACAGCGTGTGGATTCCATGATCAGAGTCACTTCCATAAAACCTTCGTTAGCGCTATGGGGATCAACCCAACGACCTACCAACAACAATTTTTTACACGATAACCTCGCTCAAATCGTATTAAATTGACAAACAATAATACCAACAGAATTCCCCTAATAGTTAATTTCACTATGGACAGTCAATTAGCCTTCATTACGATTTGTATAGCCTCAGCCGCATCCCCAGGGCCGGGGATGCTGGCGGTATTGAGTAACAGCTTGAACCAGAATATGCAGCGGACGATTCCGGTCATCCTCGGCATTTCTACGGGGCTTCTGCTCGCTTCAATACTCTCTAACTCTTGGTTGCTGACCTTAGTTCACACTAATGCCCTCGCCTACCAAGTCATGACGGGATTATGCAGCAGTTACATTATCTATTTAGGTTGTCGAGCGCTTTACTACTCGAGGAGCCAAGCGATGATTGAAGCGCGTTCCTATGGGTACAAAAGTGGTGTGTTGATCTCGTTGCTGAATCCGAAAACGATCGTCTTTTTCGGTGCACTATTCCCACTGTTCGTGAAAAGTGAGCAGTATTTTGCATTGCAGGCCGCGCTACTGACGCTTGAATTGGTGGTGATTACCCTGTCTATCCATCTGTTGCTGTCTCTTGCAACAGAAAAGGTCGCACGGTTCTTGAAACGATATGTCGTGACTATTAATCGACTTACAGGGTTATTGTTTATTGCTCTGGGATTAAGTGGATTACTGCTT belongs to Vibrio sp. 10N and includes:
- a CDS encoding LysE family translocator; its protein translation is MDSQLAFITICIASAASPGPGMLAVLSNSLNQNMQRTIPVILGISTGLLLASILSNSWLLTLVHTNALAYQVMTGLCSSYIIYLGCRALYYSRSQAMIEARSYGYKSGVLISLLNPKTIVFFGALFPLFVKSEQYFALQAALLTLELVVITLSIHLLLSLATEKVARFLKRYVVTINRLTGLLFIALGLSGLLLQA